A region from the Bradyrhizobium erythrophlei genome encodes:
- a CDS encoding aspartate carbamoyltransferase catalytic subunit, giving the protein MTPASKSTFVLGHRHLLGIEGLSAADITGLLDLSEEYVELNRQVDKKRTSLRGRTQINLFFEASTRTQSSFELAGKRLGADVMNMSVSSSSIRKGETLMDTAVTLNAMHPDILVVRHHASGAVELLARKVDGSVINAGDGVHEHPTQALLDALTIRRNKGRLEGLVIAICGDVMHSRVARSNILLLNAMGARVRVVAPSTLLPRGIERMGVEVARDMREGLNGADIVMMLRLQRERMNGSFVPSTQEYFHYFGLDQKKLAYAKPDALVMHPGPMNRGVEIDSIVADGAQSLIREQVEMGVAVRMAVLEALARNLPNA; this is encoded by the coding sequence ATGACCCCTGCATCGAAATCGACCTTCGTCCTCGGTCACCGGCACCTGCTGGGAATCGAGGGGCTTTCCGCTGCCGATATTACCGGCCTGCTCGACCTTTCCGAGGAATACGTCGAGCTCAACCGCCAGGTCGACAAGAAGCGCACCTCCTTGCGCGGCCGCACCCAGATCAACCTGTTCTTCGAAGCCTCGACCCGGACCCAGTCCTCGTTCGAACTGGCGGGAAAACGGCTGGGCGCCGACGTCATGAACATGTCGGTGTCCTCCTCCTCGATCCGCAAGGGCGAGACGCTGATGGACACCGCGGTGACGCTGAACGCCATGCATCCGGACATCTTGGTGGTGCGGCACCATGCCTCCGGCGCGGTGGAACTGTTGGCGCGCAAGGTCGACGGTTCCGTGATCAATGCCGGCGACGGCGTCCACGAGCACCCGACCCAGGCGCTGCTCGACGCGCTGACCATCCGCCGCAACAAGGGCCGGCTCGAGGGGCTCGTCATCGCGATCTGCGGCGACGTCATGCATTCGCGGGTGGCCCGTTCCAATATCCTTTTGCTCAATGCCATGGGCGCCCGCGTCCGCGTGGTCGCGCCCTCCACACTGCTGCCGCGCGGCATCGAGCGAATGGGAGTCGAGGTCGCCCGCGACATGCGCGAGGGCCTCAATGGTGCCGACATCGTGATGATGCTGCGGCTGCAGCGCGAGCGCATGAACGGCTCGTTCGTGCCGTCGACCCAGGAATACTTTCACTATTTTGGCCTCGACCAGAAGAAACTGGCCTATGCTAAACCCGACGCGCTGGTGATGCATCCGGGGCCGATGAACCGCGGCGTCGAGATCGATTCGATCGTGGCGGACGGGGCGCAGTCGCTGATCCGCGAACAGGTGGAAATGGGAGTGGCGGTGCGGATGGCGGTGCTCGAAGCGCTCGCCCGCAACCTGCCGAACGCGTGA